One segment of Xanthomonas oryzae pv. oryzae DNA contains the following:
- a CDS encoding methyl-accepting chemotaxis protein → MNDHTYQVIATGRAMTIATVNVETGARGFLLSGQEAHLTPYNKGKAQFEEEFTRAKTLTADNPVQQERLQRLHAAYETFMGFEDKLLALRRKSSNTELSALLTEFRAGHERAAMEQIRQLLFDFEAQENELLVKRSGTLQAAKARSRWSMIIGSGIAVLVALVSGWLIRRRLINRLGTASHVADSVAAGNLSISVDSSGTDETGRLLASMSKMQQQLQKVLHGQQEMKRRHDQGELNFRLDETAFPGDFATIVRGNNDLVASHVAVMMRLSQIMGQYAIGDLHEDMEALPGDKAVLSDTMAKVKDNLSSVNREIKHLSQCAANGDFSARGDADNFQHDFRVMVESLNTLMATADGNLQSLSGLLQSIAAGDLTARMSGEFHGVFARMRDDANATATQLAEIVNGIKQSAVSIKGAASEIASGNQDLSQRTEQQAASLEETAASMEELTSTVKQNAENARQANQLAIGAASVASQGGEIVGKVVQTMSGIEASSKKIADIISVIDGIAFQTNILALNAAVEAARAGEQGRGFAVVASEVRTLAQRSSGAAKEIKELIDDSVQRVTDGSVLVHSAGTTMGEIVASVQRVTDIMGEISAASQEQSAGIEQVNQTVTQMDETTQQNAALVEEATAAARSLEEQAVGLTQAVAVFKTEHGTTSDARIAPVAKVAQAARAKLATAGRTAAAKPRALAASTNAETSWQEF, encoded by the coding sequence TTCACCCGTGCCAAGACGCTGACCGCTGACAACCCGGTGCAGCAGGAACGCCTGCAGCGCCTGCATGCAGCGTATGAGACGTTCATGGGCTTTGAAGACAAGTTGCTCGCGCTGCGTCGCAAAAGCAGCAACACCGAACTGTCTGCACTGCTCACCGAGTTCAGAGCTGGCCATGAACGTGCGGCGATGGAGCAGATACGTCAGCTGCTGTTCGACTTCGAAGCGCAGGAAAACGAACTGCTGGTCAAGCGTAGCGGGACATTGCAGGCCGCAAAGGCCCGCAGCCGTTGGTCGATGATCATCGGCAGCGGCATCGCCGTGCTGGTGGCGCTGGTCAGCGGTTGGTTGATCCGCCGTCGTCTGATCAACCGCCTGGGAACCGCCTCGCACGTGGCCGATTCGGTCGCGGCCGGCAACCTGTCCATCAGCGTGGACAGCAGCGGCACCGACGAAACCGGCCGCCTGCTCGCCAGCATGAGCAAGATGCAGCAGCAGTTGCAGAAAGTATTGCATGGCCAGCAGGAAATGAAGCGCCGGCACGATCAGGGCGAACTGAACTTCCGCCTGGACGAGACAGCGTTTCCTGGCGACTTCGCCACCATCGTGCGCGGCAACAACGACTTGGTCGCTTCGCACGTGGCAGTGATGATGCGCTTGTCCCAGATCATGGGCCAGTACGCGATCGGCGACCTGCACGAAGACATGGAAGCCCTGCCCGGCGACAAGGCCGTGCTCAGCGACACCATGGCCAAGGTCAAGGACAACCTGTCTTCGGTCAATCGCGAAATCAAGCATCTGTCGCAGTGCGCCGCCAATGGCGACTTCAGTGCCCGCGGCGATGCCGACAACTTCCAGCATGACTTCCGCGTGATGGTGGAAAGCCTCAACACCTTGATGGCCACCGCCGATGGCAACCTGCAGTCGCTCTCGGGCCTGTTGCAGTCGATTGCTGCCGGCGACCTTACCGCACGCATGAGCGGCGAATTCCACGGCGTGTTTGCGCGGATGCGCGACGATGCCAATGCCACCGCCACGCAGTTGGCCGAGATCGTCAACGGCATCAAGCAGTCGGCCGTGTCGATCAAGGGCGCTGCCAGCGAAATCGCCTCCGGCAATCAGGATCTGTCGCAGCGTACCGAACAGCAGGCTGCCAGCCTGGAAGAAACCGCAGCGTCGATGGAAGAGCTCACCTCCACCGTCAAGCAGAATGCCGAAAACGCACGCCAGGCCAACCAGCTCGCCATCGGCGCGGCCAGTGTGGCTTCGCAAGGCGGCGAGATCGTCGGCAAGGTGGTCCAGACGATGAGCGGGATCGAAGCCTCGTCCAAGAAAATCGCCGACATCATCAGCGTCATCGACGGCATCGCGTTCCAGACCAATATCCTGGCCTTGAACGCGGCGGTAGAAGCCGCACGTGCCGGCGAACAGGGCCGCGGCTTCGCCGTGGTCGCCTCGGAAGTGCGCACGCTGGCGCAGCGCTCCTCGGGCGCCGCCAAGGAAATCAAGGAGCTCATCGACGACTCGGTGCAACGCGTGACCGACGGCTCGGTGCTGGTGCACAGCGCCGGCACCACCATGGGCGAGATCGTGGCCAGCGTGCAGCGCGTCACCGACATCATGGGCGAGATTTCTGCCGCCTCGCAGGAACAGTCGGCCGGCATCGAACAGGTCAACCAGACCGTCACCCAAATGGACGAAACCACCCAGCAGAACGCCGCACTGGTGGAAGAAGCCACTGCTGCCGCACGCTCGCTGGAAGAACAGGCGGTTGGATTGACCCAGGCAGTGGCGGTCTTCAAGACCGAGCACGGCACCACCAGCGACGCCCGCATTGCGCCTGTCGCCAAGGTGGCGCAGGCTGCGCGTGCCAAGCTGGCCACCGCTGGCCGCACTGCAGCCGCCAAGCCACGTGCGCTTGCTGCATCGACGAACGCCGAGACCAGTTGGCAGGAGTTCTGA